The following proteins are co-located in the Manihot esculenta cultivar AM560-2 chromosome 7, M.esculenta_v8, whole genome shotgun sequence genome:
- the LOC110619390 gene encoding shaggy-related protein kinase kappa isoform X2, with the protein MASASLGNGGVGSSRSVNGFKSSSSSSVDWLGREMLEMRLRDKTDHDEDRDSEPDIIDGVGAEAGHVIRTTIGGRNGPRQTRSYIAEHVVGTGSFGVVFQAKCRETGEIVAIKKVLQDKRYKNRELQIMQMLDHPNIVSLEHCFFSTTDKEELYLNLVLEYVPETVNRIARNYSRIHQRMPLIYVKLYTYQICRALAYIHNCIGICHRDIKPQNLLVNPSTHQLKLCDFGSAKVLVKGEPNVSYICSRYYRAPELIFGATEYTTAIDIWSTGCVMAELLLGQPLFPGESGVDQLVEIIKVLGTPTREEIKCMNPNYTEFKFPQIKPHPWHKVFQKRLPPEAVDLVCRFFQYSPNLRCTALEACVHPFFDELRNPETRLPNGRPLPPLFNFKPQELSGIPPDIVNRLIPEHARHRRN; encoded by the exons ATGGCGTCTGCCAGCCTAGGAAATGGAGGGGTTGGAAGTTCTAGGTCTGTTAATGGGTTCAAGAGTTCTTCATCAAGTTCTGTTGATTGGCTGGGGAGAGAGATGCTTGAGATGAGATTGAGGGACAAGACAGACCATGATGAAGACAGA GATAGTGAACCAGATATAATTGATGGTGTGGGTGCAGAAGCAGGACATGTCATAAGAACAACTATTGGTGGTCGAAACGGTCCTAGACAG ACAAGAAGTTATATAGCAGAGCACGTGGTTGGAACAGGTTCTTTCGGTGTTGTCTTCCAA gcTAAATGCCGGGAAACCGGAGAAATTGTTGCCATCAAGAAAGTTCTTCAAGACAAGCGTTACAAGAACAGAGAGTTACAGATTATGCAGATGTTAGATCATCCAAATATCGTTTCCCTTGAGCATTGTTTCTTTTCAACAACTGACAAGGAAGAGCTTTACCTAAATCTGGTACTTGAATATGTTCCTGAAACTGTCAATCGTATTGCAAGGAACTACAGCAGGATCCACCAAAGGATGCCTTTGATATACGTTAAACTCTATACATATCAG ATCTGTAGGGCACTCGCTTATATACATAATTGCATTGGAATTTGTCACCGTGATATCAAGCCTCAGAATTTACTG GTGAATCCAAGCACACATCAACTGAAACTTTGTGATTTTGGTAGTGCCAAAGTGCTG GTGAAAGGAGAACCCAATGTTTCTTACATCTGCTCAAGGTACTATCGTGCTCCAGAACTAATATTTGGCGCTACTGAATACACCACTGCCATTGATATATGGTCTACAGGTTGTGTGATGGCCGAGTTGCTACTTGGGCAG CCTTTGTTTCCTGGTGAAAGTGGAGTTGACCAACTAGTTGAGATCATCAAG GTTTTGGGAACTCCAACAAGGGAGGAGATAAAGTGCATGAATCCAAACTACACCGAATTTAAGTTTCCGCAAATAAAGCCTCACCCATGGCACAAG GTCTTCCAAAAGCGTTTACCCCCAGAAGCAGTGGACCTTGTCTGTCGGTTTTTTCAGTACTCTCCCAATTTGAGATGCACTGCT TTGGAAGCTTGTGTGCACCCTTTCTTTGATGAACTGAGAAATCCAGAGACTCGACTTCCCAATGGCCGTCCTCTCCctccattatttaattttaaacctcAAG AGCTTTCAGGCATACCACCAGACATCGTCAATCGACTTATTCCGGAGCATGCGC GTcatcgtcgcaactga
- the LOC110619390 gene encoding shaggy-related protein kinase kappa isoform X1: protein MASASLGNGGVGSSRSVNGFKSSSSSSVDWLGREMLEMRLRDKTDHDEDRDSEPDIIDGVGAEAGHVIRTTIGGRNGPRQTRSYIAEHVVGTGSFGVVFQAKCRETGEIVAIKKVLQDKRYKNRELQIMQMLDHPNIVSLEHCFFSTTDKEELYLNLVLEYVPETVNRIARNYSRIHQRMPLIYVKLYTYQICRALAYIHNCIGICHRDIKPQNLLVNPSTHQLKLCDFGSAKVLVKGEPNVSYICSRYYRAPELIFGATEYTTAIDIWSTGCVMAELLLGQPLFPGESGVDQLVEIIKVLGTPTREEIKCMNPNYTEFKFPQIKPHPWHKVFQKRLPPEAVDLVCRFFQYSPNLRCTALEACVHPFFDELRNPETRLPNGRPLPPLFNFKPQELSGIPPDIVNRLIPEHARKQNLFMALHT from the exons ATGGCGTCTGCCAGCCTAGGAAATGGAGGGGTTGGAAGTTCTAGGTCTGTTAATGGGTTCAAGAGTTCTTCATCAAGTTCTGTTGATTGGCTGGGGAGAGAGATGCTTGAGATGAGATTGAGGGACAAGACAGACCATGATGAAGACAGA GATAGTGAACCAGATATAATTGATGGTGTGGGTGCAGAAGCAGGACATGTCATAAGAACAACTATTGGTGGTCGAAACGGTCCTAGACAG ACAAGAAGTTATATAGCAGAGCACGTGGTTGGAACAGGTTCTTTCGGTGTTGTCTTCCAA gcTAAATGCCGGGAAACCGGAGAAATTGTTGCCATCAAGAAAGTTCTTCAAGACAAGCGTTACAAGAACAGAGAGTTACAGATTATGCAGATGTTAGATCATCCAAATATCGTTTCCCTTGAGCATTGTTTCTTTTCAACAACTGACAAGGAAGAGCTTTACCTAAATCTGGTACTTGAATATGTTCCTGAAACTGTCAATCGTATTGCAAGGAACTACAGCAGGATCCACCAAAGGATGCCTTTGATATACGTTAAACTCTATACATATCAG ATCTGTAGGGCACTCGCTTATATACATAATTGCATTGGAATTTGTCACCGTGATATCAAGCCTCAGAATTTACTG GTGAATCCAAGCACACATCAACTGAAACTTTGTGATTTTGGTAGTGCCAAAGTGCTG GTGAAAGGAGAACCCAATGTTTCTTACATCTGCTCAAGGTACTATCGTGCTCCAGAACTAATATTTGGCGCTACTGAATACACCACTGCCATTGATATATGGTCTACAGGTTGTGTGATGGCCGAGTTGCTACTTGGGCAG CCTTTGTTTCCTGGTGAAAGTGGAGTTGACCAACTAGTTGAGATCATCAAG GTTTTGGGAACTCCAACAAGGGAGGAGATAAAGTGCATGAATCCAAACTACACCGAATTTAAGTTTCCGCAAATAAAGCCTCACCCATGGCACAAG GTCTTCCAAAAGCGTTTACCCCCAGAAGCAGTGGACCTTGTCTGTCGGTTTTTTCAGTACTCTCCCAATTTGAGATGCACTGCT TTGGAAGCTTGTGTGCACCCTTTCTTTGATGAACTGAGAAATCCAGAGACTCGACTTCCCAATGGCCGTCCTCTCCctccattatttaattttaaacctcAAG AGCTTTCAGGCATACCACCAGACATCGTCAATCGACTTATTCCGGAGCATGCGCGTAAGCAGAACTTATTCATGGCTTTGCACACTTAG